A single genomic interval of Festucalex cinctus isolate MCC-2025b chromosome 16, RoL_Fcin_1.0, whole genome shotgun sequence harbors:
- the eps8a gene encoding epidermal growth factor receptor kinase substrate 8a isoform X2 produces MIGDEAPAFASSIFGSPYTNGHDALEAPQAKANAKSRAKSLVGNDQVYFLHSSSRHNKKRKKQALCTSSINSHTDTSQYQVEHLSTFVLERKAGLLTVEDGVRRLRLLDAKGKIWTQDMLLQVHHDNVSLIDTDTKCELEAFPLSSVQHCQAVTNACSFDSILALVCKDSGQNKADLHLFQCDHIKAHLIYADIQSALTDAKGGKPKKRPEVLKMILKSDGEIPPPPAAPAPEPPSSPEDAESRADARSDQSGERQAALWQNGMAAVVDRDVQILNHLLDDIEAFIGKLQKAAEACSQLAQRNKNKKHKKKSPGEGVLTLRSRPPGHQHFVDCLQKFKFAFNQLGKLNGQIQNPSAEELLHFLFTPLRMVVQASGGAELARSVTVPLLNRDAIELLHAAGTPEERHLWVALGDGWTKCRLEWPKDHYFPACPLVFADGWEPPPSPSAIPFQDHRPSPNDDERYARREAGTSHSEEASPRPLAAHRQILEQGVAPEHVIGRQAKQSKHFAKSKYDFVARNNTELSVIKDEVVEVLDDRKQWWKVRNGDGSLGYVPNNILEAAAPAVDMTGRGESVYSHTIQQLLGELNEKQTSARTENLPAKVIPTAAPPPTPTSAPQPAAARAGLPVPPLPPPAIDPTVAKCSVSRHNSTASGEAATDDDGGVRTLARRKSTMEEVQDELLHRLTLGHSAHKKLAVPLRRAANVPGVSITYESSPDDVRCWLEAKGFSPVTIGSLGVLTGAQLFSLNKDELKTVCPDDGARVFSQVTVQKAALERQSGAELQEVMRRRQEMLEASMDDSVQS; encoded by the exons ATGATCGGCGATGAGGCGCCAGCCTTTGCCTCCTCCATCTTTGGCTCACCCTATACCAA CGGCCATGACGCTCTTGAAGCTCCCCAAGCTAAAGCTAACGCTAAGTCCCGTGCCAAGTCTCTGGTCG GAAATGATCAAGTCTATTTCCTGCACTCATCGTCCAGACATAACAAGAAAA GGAAAAAGCAAGCGTTGTGCACGAGCAGCATCAACAGCCACACGGACACGTCTCAGTACCAAGTGGAG CACCTGAGCACGTTCGTATTGGAGCGTAAAGCCGGCTTGCTGACGGTGGAGGACGGCGTGCGGCGACTGCGGCTGCTGGACGCCAAAGGGAAGATCTGGACGCAGGATATGCTGCTGCAGGTCCACCACGACAACGTCAGCCTCATCGACACCGACACAAAG TGCGAGCTGGAGGCGTTCCCGCTGAGTTCGGTGCAGCATTGCCAGGCAGTGACCAACGCGTGTAGCTTTGACTCCATCCTGGCGCTGGTGTGCAAGGACTCGGGTCAGAACAAGGCGGACCTTCACCTGTTCCAGTGCGACCACATAAAG GCCCACCTGATTTACGCCGACATCCAGAGCGCCCTGACCGACGCCAAAGGAGGAAAACCCAAGAAACGGCCGGAAGTCCTCAA GATGATCCTGAAGAGCGACGGCGAAATCCCACCGCCTCCTGCAGCACCAGCCCCGGAACCGCCGAGCAGTCCAGAGGATGCGGAGAGCCGTGCCGACGCCCGGTCGGACCAGAGCG GTGAACGACAGGCGGCCCTGTGGCAGAACGGGATGGCGGCCGTTGTGGACCGAGACGTG CAAATCCTCAACCACCTCCTGGACGACATCGAGGCCTTCATCGGCAAACTGCAGAAAGCGGCCGAGGCGTGCAGCCAGCTCGCCCAgcggaacaaaaacaagaagcacAAGAAGAAAAGTCCCGGAG AGGGCGTCCTGACGCTGCGCTCCCGACCGCCCGGCCACCAGCACTTTGTCGACTGCCTGCAGAAGTTCAAGTTTGCCTTCAACCAGCTG GGCAAACTGAACGGTCAAATCCAGAACCCGAGCGCGGAGGAGCTTCTCCACTTCCTGTTCACCCCACTCAGAATG GTGGTCCAGGCATCGGGCGGTGCCGAATTGGCCCGCAGCGTGACGGTCCCGCTGCTCAACCGCGACGCCATCGAGCTTCTGCACGCCGCCGGCACTCCCGAGGAGCGTCACCTGTGGGTCGCGTTAGGGGACGGATGGACCAAGTGCAG GCTGGAGTGGCCGAAGGACCACTACTTCCCGGCGTGCCCGCTGGTGTTCGCCGATGGTTGGGAGCCGCCGCCGTCGCCATCGGCGATACCCTTTCAAGATCATCGGCCAAGTCCAAATGACGACGAACGTTACGCAAGACGGGAAGCGGGCACGTCGCACTCGGAGGAG GCATCCCCGCGACCGCTGGCCGCCCACAGACAGATTTTGGAGCAGGGCGTCGCCCCTGAACACGTCATCGGACGCCAAGC GAAGCAGAGTAAACACTTTGCCAAATCCAAGTACGACTTTGTGGCGAGGAACAACACCGAGCTGTCTGTGATTAAGGACGAGGTGGTGGAG GTTCTGGATGACAGGAAGCAGTGGTGGAAGGTCCGAAACGGCGATGGCTCACTAGGCTACGTGCCAAACAACATCCTGGAGGCCGCCGCACCCGCCGTCGACATGACCGGTCGTGGCGAGTCCGTCTACAGCCACACCATACAG CAATTACTGGGAGAGCTCAACGAG AAGCAGACCAGCGCCAGAACAGAAAACCTTCCCGCCAAAGTCATCCCTACGGCCGCACCCCCGCCGACGCCCACGTCTGCGCCTCAGCCGGCCGCGGCCCGCGCCGGCCTCCCCgtgccgccgctgccgccgcccgCCATTGACCCCACCGTCGCCAAATGCTCTGTGAGCCGCCATAACAGTACGGCATCCGGTGAGGCCGCCACAGATGACGACGGAGGCGTGAGGACCCTCGCCC GCAGGAAATCCACCATGGAGGAGGTCCAGGATGAGCTGCTGCACCGACTGACGTTGGGTCACAGCGCGCACAAGAAACTCGCCGTTCCGTTGCGCCGCGCCGCAAACGTGCCCGGCGTCAGCATTACGTACGAGTCGTCGCCGGATGACGTGCGCTGCTGGCTGGAGGCCAAAGGTTTCAGTCCTGT CACCATCGGGAGTCTGGGGGTGCTGACGGGGGCGCAGCTGTTCTCGCTCAACAAGGACGAGCTGAAGACCGTCTGCCCCGACGACGGCGCTCGCGTCTTCAGCCAGGTCACCGTACAAAAGGCTGCGCTTGAG CGTCAGTCTGGCGCCGAGCTGCAGGAGGTCATGAGGAGGCGTCAGGAGATGCTGGAGGCCAGTATGGACGACTCGGTGCAGTCTTGA
- the eps8a gene encoding epidermal growth factor receptor kinase substrate 8a isoform X1, with amino-acid sequence MIGDEAPAFASSIFGSPYTNGHDALEAPQAKANAKSRAKSLVGNDQVYFLHSSSRHNKKRKKQALCTSSINSHTDTSQYQVEHLSTFVLERKAGLLTVEDGVRRLRLLDAKGKIWTQDMLLQVHHDNVSLIDTDTKCELEAFPLSSVQHCQAVTNACSFDSILALVCKDSGQNKADLHLFQCDHIKAHLIYADIQSALTDAKGGKPKKRPEVLKMILKSDGEIPPPPAAPAPEPPSSPEDAESRADARSDQSGERQAALWQNGMAAVVDRDVQILNHLLDDIEAFIGKLQKAAEACSQLAQRNKNKKHKKKSPGEGVLTLRSRPPGHQHFVDCLQKFKFAFNQLGKLNGQIQNPSAEELLHFLFTPLRMVVQASGGAELARSVTVPLLNRDAIELLHAAGTPEERHLWVALGDGWTKCRLEWPKDHYFPACPLVFADGWEPPPSPSAIPFQDHRPSPNDDERYARREAGTSHSEEASPRPLAAHRQILEQGVAPEHVIGRQAKQSKHFAKSKYDFVARNNTELSVIKDEVVEVLDDRKQWWKVRNGDGSLGYVPNNILEAAAPAVDMTGRGESVYSHTIQLMMPRKEFEMFKQLLGELNEKQTSARTENLPAKVIPTAAPPPTPTSAPQPAAARAGLPVPPLPPPAIDPTVAKCSVSRHNSTASGEAATDDDGGVRTLARRKSTMEEVQDELLHRLTLGHSAHKKLAVPLRRAANVPGVSITYESSPDDVRCWLEAKGFSPVTIGSLGVLTGAQLFSLNKDELKTVCPDDGARVFSQVTVQKAALERQSGAELQEVMRRRQEMLEASMDDSVQS; translated from the exons ATGATCGGCGATGAGGCGCCAGCCTTTGCCTCCTCCATCTTTGGCTCACCCTATACCAA CGGCCATGACGCTCTTGAAGCTCCCCAAGCTAAAGCTAACGCTAAGTCCCGTGCCAAGTCTCTGGTCG GAAATGATCAAGTCTATTTCCTGCACTCATCGTCCAGACATAACAAGAAAA GGAAAAAGCAAGCGTTGTGCACGAGCAGCATCAACAGCCACACGGACACGTCTCAGTACCAAGTGGAG CACCTGAGCACGTTCGTATTGGAGCGTAAAGCCGGCTTGCTGACGGTGGAGGACGGCGTGCGGCGACTGCGGCTGCTGGACGCCAAAGGGAAGATCTGGACGCAGGATATGCTGCTGCAGGTCCACCACGACAACGTCAGCCTCATCGACACCGACACAAAG TGCGAGCTGGAGGCGTTCCCGCTGAGTTCGGTGCAGCATTGCCAGGCAGTGACCAACGCGTGTAGCTTTGACTCCATCCTGGCGCTGGTGTGCAAGGACTCGGGTCAGAACAAGGCGGACCTTCACCTGTTCCAGTGCGACCACATAAAG GCCCACCTGATTTACGCCGACATCCAGAGCGCCCTGACCGACGCCAAAGGAGGAAAACCCAAGAAACGGCCGGAAGTCCTCAA GATGATCCTGAAGAGCGACGGCGAAATCCCACCGCCTCCTGCAGCACCAGCCCCGGAACCGCCGAGCAGTCCAGAGGATGCGGAGAGCCGTGCCGACGCCCGGTCGGACCAGAGCG GTGAACGACAGGCGGCCCTGTGGCAGAACGGGATGGCGGCCGTTGTGGACCGAGACGTG CAAATCCTCAACCACCTCCTGGACGACATCGAGGCCTTCATCGGCAAACTGCAGAAAGCGGCCGAGGCGTGCAGCCAGCTCGCCCAgcggaacaaaaacaagaagcacAAGAAGAAAAGTCCCGGAG AGGGCGTCCTGACGCTGCGCTCCCGACCGCCCGGCCACCAGCACTTTGTCGACTGCCTGCAGAAGTTCAAGTTTGCCTTCAACCAGCTG GGCAAACTGAACGGTCAAATCCAGAACCCGAGCGCGGAGGAGCTTCTCCACTTCCTGTTCACCCCACTCAGAATG GTGGTCCAGGCATCGGGCGGTGCCGAATTGGCCCGCAGCGTGACGGTCCCGCTGCTCAACCGCGACGCCATCGAGCTTCTGCACGCCGCCGGCACTCCCGAGGAGCGTCACCTGTGGGTCGCGTTAGGGGACGGATGGACCAAGTGCAG GCTGGAGTGGCCGAAGGACCACTACTTCCCGGCGTGCCCGCTGGTGTTCGCCGATGGTTGGGAGCCGCCGCCGTCGCCATCGGCGATACCCTTTCAAGATCATCGGCCAAGTCCAAATGACGACGAACGTTACGCAAGACGGGAAGCGGGCACGTCGCACTCGGAGGAG GCATCCCCGCGACCGCTGGCCGCCCACAGACAGATTTTGGAGCAGGGCGTCGCCCCTGAACACGTCATCGGACGCCAAGC GAAGCAGAGTAAACACTTTGCCAAATCCAAGTACGACTTTGTGGCGAGGAACAACACCGAGCTGTCTGTGATTAAGGACGAGGTGGTGGAG GTTCTGGATGACAGGAAGCAGTGGTGGAAGGTCCGAAACGGCGATGGCTCACTAGGCTACGTGCCAAACAACATCCTGGAGGCCGCCGCACCCGCCGTCGACATGACCGGTCGTGGCGAGTCCGTCTACAGCCACACCATACAG CTGATGATGCCGCGGAAGGAGTTTGAGATGTTCAAG CAATTACTGGGAGAGCTCAACGAG AAGCAGACCAGCGCCAGAACAGAAAACCTTCCCGCCAAAGTCATCCCTACGGCCGCACCCCCGCCGACGCCCACGTCTGCGCCTCAGCCGGCCGCGGCCCGCGCCGGCCTCCCCgtgccgccgctgccgccgcccgCCATTGACCCCACCGTCGCCAAATGCTCTGTGAGCCGCCATAACAGTACGGCATCCGGTGAGGCCGCCACAGATGACGACGGAGGCGTGAGGACCCTCGCCC GCAGGAAATCCACCATGGAGGAGGTCCAGGATGAGCTGCTGCACCGACTGACGTTGGGTCACAGCGCGCACAAGAAACTCGCCGTTCCGTTGCGCCGCGCCGCAAACGTGCCCGGCGTCAGCATTACGTACGAGTCGTCGCCGGATGACGTGCGCTGCTGGCTGGAGGCCAAAGGTTTCAGTCCTGT CACCATCGGGAGTCTGGGGGTGCTGACGGGGGCGCAGCTGTTCTCGCTCAACAAGGACGAGCTGAAGACCGTCTGCCCCGACGACGGCGCTCGCGTCTTCAGCCAGGTCACCGTACAAAAGGCTGCGCTTGAG CGTCAGTCTGGCGCCGAGCTGCAGGAGGTCATGAGGAGGCGTCAGGAGATGCTGGAGGCCAGTATGGACGACTCGGTGCAGTCTTGA
- the eps8a gene encoding epidermal growth factor receptor kinase substrate 8a isoform X3 translates to MIGDEAPAFASSIFGSPYTNGHDALEAPQAKANAKSRAKSLVGNDQVYFLHSSSRHNKKRKKQALCTSSINSHTDTSQYQVEHLSTFVLERKAGLLTVEDGVRRLRLLDAKGKIWTQDMLLQVHHDNVSLIDTDTKCELEAFPLSSVQHCQAVTNACSFDSILALVCKDSGQNKADLHLFQCDHIKAHLIYADIQSALTDAKGGKPKKRPEVLKMILKSDGEIPPPPAAPAPEPPSSPEDAESRADARSDQSGERQAALWQNGMAAVVDRDVQILNHLLDDIEAFIGKLQKAAEACSQLAQRNKNKKHKKKSPGEGVLTLRSRPPGHQHFVDCLQKFKFAFNQLGKLNGQIQNPSAEELLHFLFTPLRMVVQASGGAELARSVTVPLLNRDAIELLHAAGTPEERHLWVALGDGWTKCRLEWPKDHYFPACPLVFADGWEPPPSPSAIPFQDHRPSPNDDERYARREAGTSHSEEASPRPLAAHRQILEQGVAPEHVIGRQAKQSKHFAKSKYDFVARNNTELSVIKDEVVEVLDDRKQWWKVRNGDGSLGYVPNNILEAAAPAVDMTGRGESVYSHTIQKQTSARTENLPAKVIPTAAPPPTPTSAPQPAAARAGLPVPPLPPPAIDPTVAKCSVSRHNSTASGEAATDDDGGVRTLARRKSTMEEVQDELLHRLTLGHSAHKKLAVPLRRAANVPGVSITYESSPDDVRCWLEAKGFSPVTIGSLGVLTGAQLFSLNKDELKTVCPDDGARVFSQVTVQKAALERQSGAELQEVMRRRQEMLEASMDDSVQS, encoded by the exons ATGATCGGCGATGAGGCGCCAGCCTTTGCCTCCTCCATCTTTGGCTCACCCTATACCAA CGGCCATGACGCTCTTGAAGCTCCCCAAGCTAAAGCTAACGCTAAGTCCCGTGCCAAGTCTCTGGTCG GAAATGATCAAGTCTATTTCCTGCACTCATCGTCCAGACATAACAAGAAAA GGAAAAAGCAAGCGTTGTGCACGAGCAGCATCAACAGCCACACGGACACGTCTCAGTACCAAGTGGAG CACCTGAGCACGTTCGTATTGGAGCGTAAAGCCGGCTTGCTGACGGTGGAGGACGGCGTGCGGCGACTGCGGCTGCTGGACGCCAAAGGGAAGATCTGGACGCAGGATATGCTGCTGCAGGTCCACCACGACAACGTCAGCCTCATCGACACCGACACAAAG TGCGAGCTGGAGGCGTTCCCGCTGAGTTCGGTGCAGCATTGCCAGGCAGTGACCAACGCGTGTAGCTTTGACTCCATCCTGGCGCTGGTGTGCAAGGACTCGGGTCAGAACAAGGCGGACCTTCACCTGTTCCAGTGCGACCACATAAAG GCCCACCTGATTTACGCCGACATCCAGAGCGCCCTGACCGACGCCAAAGGAGGAAAACCCAAGAAACGGCCGGAAGTCCTCAA GATGATCCTGAAGAGCGACGGCGAAATCCCACCGCCTCCTGCAGCACCAGCCCCGGAACCGCCGAGCAGTCCAGAGGATGCGGAGAGCCGTGCCGACGCCCGGTCGGACCAGAGCG GTGAACGACAGGCGGCCCTGTGGCAGAACGGGATGGCGGCCGTTGTGGACCGAGACGTG CAAATCCTCAACCACCTCCTGGACGACATCGAGGCCTTCATCGGCAAACTGCAGAAAGCGGCCGAGGCGTGCAGCCAGCTCGCCCAgcggaacaaaaacaagaagcacAAGAAGAAAAGTCCCGGAG AGGGCGTCCTGACGCTGCGCTCCCGACCGCCCGGCCACCAGCACTTTGTCGACTGCCTGCAGAAGTTCAAGTTTGCCTTCAACCAGCTG GGCAAACTGAACGGTCAAATCCAGAACCCGAGCGCGGAGGAGCTTCTCCACTTCCTGTTCACCCCACTCAGAATG GTGGTCCAGGCATCGGGCGGTGCCGAATTGGCCCGCAGCGTGACGGTCCCGCTGCTCAACCGCGACGCCATCGAGCTTCTGCACGCCGCCGGCACTCCCGAGGAGCGTCACCTGTGGGTCGCGTTAGGGGACGGATGGACCAAGTGCAG GCTGGAGTGGCCGAAGGACCACTACTTCCCGGCGTGCCCGCTGGTGTTCGCCGATGGTTGGGAGCCGCCGCCGTCGCCATCGGCGATACCCTTTCAAGATCATCGGCCAAGTCCAAATGACGACGAACGTTACGCAAGACGGGAAGCGGGCACGTCGCACTCGGAGGAG GCATCCCCGCGACCGCTGGCCGCCCACAGACAGATTTTGGAGCAGGGCGTCGCCCCTGAACACGTCATCGGACGCCAAGC GAAGCAGAGTAAACACTTTGCCAAATCCAAGTACGACTTTGTGGCGAGGAACAACACCGAGCTGTCTGTGATTAAGGACGAGGTGGTGGAG GTTCTGGATGACAGGAAGCAGTGGTGGAAGGTCCGAAACGGCGATGGCTCACTAGGCTACGTGCCAAACAACATCCTGGAGGCCGCCGCACCCGCCGTCGACATGACCGGTCGTGGCGAGTCCGTCTACAGCCACACCATACAG AAGCAGACCAGCGCCAGAACAGAAAACCTTCCCGCCAAAGTCATCCCTACGGCCGCACCCCCGCCGACGCCCACGTCTGCGCCTCAGCCGGCCGCGGCCCGCGCCGGCCTCCCCgtgccgccgctgccgccgcccgCCATTGACCCCACCGTCGCCAAATGCTCTGTGAGCCGCCATAACAGTACGGCATCCGGTGAGGCCGCCACAGATGACGACGGAGGCGTGAGGACCCTCGCCC GCAGGAAATCCACCATGGAGGAGGTCCAGGATGAGCTGCTGCACCGACTGACGTTGGGTCACAGCGCGCACAAGAAACTCGCCGTTCCGTTGCGCCGCGCCGCAAACGTGCCCGGCGTCAGCATTACGTACGAGTCGTCGCCGGATGACGTGCGCTGCTGGCTGGAGGCCAAAGGTTTCAGTCCTGT CACCATCGGGAGTCTGGGGGTGCTGACGGGGGCGCAGCTGTTCTCGCTCAACAAGGACGAGCTGAAGACCGTCTGCCCCGACGACGGCGCTCGCGTCTTCAGCCAGGTCACCGTACAAAAGGCTGCGCTTGAG CGTCAGTCTGGCGCCGAGCTGCAGGAGGTCATGAGGAGGCGTCAGGAGATGCTGGAGGCCAGTATGGACGACTCGGTGCAGTCTTGA
- the eps8a gene encoding epidermal growth factor receptor kinase substrate 8a isoform X4, with product MIGDEAPAFASSIFGSPYTNGHDALEAPQAKANAKSRAKSLVGNDQVYFLHSSSRHNKKRKKQALCTSSINSHTDTSQYQVEHLSTFVLERKAGLLTVEDGVRRLRLLDAKGKIWTQDMLLQVHHDNVSLIDTDTKCELEAFPLSSVQHCQAVTNACSFDSILALVCKDSGQNKADLHLFQCDHIKAHLIYADIQSALTDAKGGKPKKRPEVLKMILKSDGEIPPPPAAPAPEPPSSPEDAESRADARSDQSGERQAALWQNGMAAVVDRDVQILNHLLDDIEAFIGKLQKAAEACSQLAQRNKNKKHKKKSPGEGVLTLRSRPPGHQHFVDCLQKFKFAFNQLGKLNGQIQNPSAEELLHFLFTPLRMVVQASGGAELARSVTVPLLNRDAIELLHAAGTPEERHLWVALGDGWTKCRLEWPKDHYFPACPLVFADGWEPPPSPSAIPFQDHRPSPNDDERYARREAGTSHSEEASPRPLAAHRQILEQGVAPEHVIGRQAKQSKHFAKSKYDFVARNNTELSVIKDEVVEVLDDRKQWWKVRNGDGSLGYVPNNILEAAAPAVDMTGRGESVYSHTIQLMMPRKEFEMFKQLLGELNEKQTSARTENLPAKVIPTAAPPPTPTSAPQPAAARAGLPVPPLPPPAIDPTVAKCSVSRHNSTASGEAATDDDGGVRTLARRKSTMEEVQDELLHRLTLGHSAHKKLAVPLRRAANVPGVSITYESSPDDVRCWLEAKGFSPVTIGSLGVLTGAQLFSLNKDELKTVCPDDGARVFSQVTVQKAALEVFF from the exons ATGATCGGCGATGAGGCGCCAGCCTTTGCCTCCTCCATCTTTGGCTCACCCTATACCAA CGGCCATGACGCTCTTGAAGCTCCCCAAGCTAAAGCTAACGCTAAGTCCCGTGCCAAGTCTCTGGTCG GAAATGATCAAGTCTATTTCCTGCACTCATCGTCCAGACATAACAAGAAAA GGAAAAAGCAAGCGTTGTGCACGAGCAGCATCAACAGCCACACGGACACGTCTCAGTACCAAGTGGAG CACCTGAGCACGTTCGTATTGGAGCGTAAAGCCGGCTTGCTGACGGTGGAGGACGGCGTGCGGCGACTGCGGCTGCTGGACGCCAAAGGGAAGATCTGGACGCAGGATATGCTGCTGCAGGTCCACCACGACAACGTCAGCCTCATCGACACCGACACAAAG TGCGAGCTGGAGGCGTTCCCGCTGAGTTCGGTGCAGCATTGCCAGGCAGTGACCAACGCGTGTAGCTTTGACTCCATCCTGGCGCTGGTGTGCAAGGACTCGGGTCAGAACAAGGCGGACCTTCACCTGTTCCAGTGCGACCACATAAAG GCCCACCTGATTTACGCCGACATCCAGAGCGCCCTGACCGACGCCAAAGGAGGAAAACCCAAGAAACGGCCGGAAGTCCTCAA GATGATCCTGAAGAGCGACGGCGAAATCCCACCGCCTCCTGCAGCACCAGCCCCGGAACCGCCGAGCAGTCCAGAGGATGCGGAGAGCCGTGCCGACGCCCGGTCGGACCAGAGCG GTGAACGACAGGCGGCCCTGTGGCAGAACGGGATGGCGGCCGTTGTGGACCGAGACGTG CAAATCCTCAACCACCTCCTGGACGACATCGAGGCCTTCATCGGCAAACTGCAGAAAGCGGCCGAGGCGTGCAGCCAGCTCGCCCAgcggaacaaaaacaagaagcacAAGAAGAAAAGTCCCGGAG AGGGCGTCCTGACGCTGCGCTCCCGACCGCCCGGCCACCAGCACTTTGTCGACTGCCTGCAGAAGTTCAAGTTTGCCTTCAACCAGCTG GGCAAACTGAACGGTCAAATCCAGAACCCGAGCGCGGAGGAGCTTCTCCACTTCCTGTTCACCCCACTCAGAATG GTGGTCCAGGCATCGGGCGGTGCCGAATTGGCCCGCAGCGTGACGGTCCCGCTGCTCAACCGCGACGCCATCGAGCTTCTGCACGCCGCCGGCACTCCCGAGGAGCGTCACCTGTGGGTCGCGTTAGGGGACGGATGGACCAAGTGCAG GCTGGAGTGGCCGAAGGACCACTACTTCCCGGCGTGCCCGCTGGTGTTCGCCGATGGTTGGGAGCCGCCGCCGTCGCCATCGGCGATACCCTTTCAAGATCATCGGCCAAGTCCAAATGACGACGAACGTTACGCAAGACGGGAAGCGGGCACGTCGCACTCGGAGGAG GCATCCCCGCGACCGCTGGCCGCCCACAGACAGATTTTGGAGCAGGGCGTCGCCCCTGAACACGTCATCGGACGCCAAGC GAAGCAGAGTAAACACTTTGCCAAATCCAAGTACGACTTTGTGGCGAGGAACAACACCGAGCTGTCTGTGATTAAGGACGAGGTGGTGGAG GTTCTGGATGACAGGAAGCAGTGGTGGAAGGTCCGAAACGGCGATGGCTCACTAGGCTACGTGCCAAACAACATCCTGGAGGCCGCCGCACCCGCCGTCGACATGACCGGTCGTGGCGAGTCCGTCTACAGCCACACCATACAG CTGATGATGCCGCGGAAGGAGTTTGAGATGTTCAAG CAATTACTGGGAGAGCTCAACGAG AAGCAGACCAGCGCCAGAACAGAAAACCTTCCCGCCAAAGTCATCCCTACGGCCGCACCCCCGCCGACGCCCACGTCTGCGCCTCAGCCGGCCGCGGCCCGCGCCGGCCTCCCCgtgccgccgctgccgccgcccgCCATTGACCCCACCGTCGCCAAATGCTCTGTGAGCCGCCATAACAGTACGGCATCCGGTGAGGCCGCCACAGATGACGACGGAGGCGTGAGGACCCTCGCCC GCAGGAAATCCACCATGGAGGAGGTCCAGGATGAGCTGCTGCACCGACTGACGTTGGGTCACAGCGCGCACAAGAAACTCGCCGTTCCGTTGCGCCGCGCCGCAAACGTGCCCGGCGTCAGCATTACGTACGAGTCGTCGCCGGATGACGTGCGCTGCTGGCTGGAGGCCAAAGGTTTCAGTCCTGT CACCATCGGGAGTCTGGGGGTGCTGACGGGGGCGCAGCTGTTCTCGCTCAACAAGGACGAGCTGAAGACCGTCTGCCCCGACGACGGCGCTCGCGTCTTCAGCCAGGTCACCGTACAAAAGGCTGCGCTTGAG GTCTTCTTCTGA